The proteins below come from a single Cryptococcus neoformans var. neoformans JEC21 chromosome 14 sequence genomic window:
- a CDS encoding expressed protein, with product MMDVDSGATSPSQSATAGPSTVVSQKVPIKVSCLQCRAAKRKCNTLGAHTTCRRCQGHNISCEYAPPNRRGRKKKTFSESHSKLTDGIHSLSVSGAPSRASAGPNEAPSAGGNEASGFYGSIAGPSQQFPSNLLQSQRYNGAVNSDASVRPLDGSAESSPLDRTSTVPSRSSIGRMGSTPAEGMKGKFDIHYSHVIPGERNSLPSNAPNEGVLAQQQELLVQQLRPECPDPVTAGFLKDQDTLEIFDFYFRHLNAAVAILDPVLHTPVYCRHYSPLLFTAVVTVTVRVIRPKIYPQCLLLANKLVGQAVEFGLCSIEVVQALCLLTHWKKPDDETSYVRMGYAIRMGQQLQLGTKAPRPLPQDERQAREVLNRERAWYNLVIADYHLAINHSLPRMITDDVEDPADWVAEHSHLPTPGESSFGPFITFNRMSRLYADSLGAMNGDPSNMRMLNWMDLEWTRWRGRWLKDSGKYGFVQFQISAFHLCDTFFRFHICEYRLLFVARYESQGQILDTSEPSPLSMAFTECADAAMGIGGVVLNDLVPHGYLPYCFNLTWPALAISAIWLAKNIEPMSGADRARVIRLLSDLQFAMEKASCSSDDMAAYTHRLLRHLLSGISPEWQLASFMTKPYPHPTNQNSGQTHHQNIPNTSVFTQNTNNTGSSGPLNWEPSSAQELIQSHLWSQQPQHYLLAPPIGPVPAQSSGGEQPDMSQISGVMPGEFQDLFPANDDDFWKHLFPSGSM from the exons ATGATGGACGTCGACAGTGGAGCAACGAGTCCCTCTCAGTCAGCGACAGCTGGCCCATCGACTGTTGTTTCTCAGAAAGTACCGAT CAAAGTCAGCTGTCTACAATGTAGAGCTGCCAAA AGAAAATGTAACACACTTGGGGCCCATACGACCTGTAGACGATGTCAAGGACACAATATTTCTTGCGAGTACGCCCCTCCCAATCGTCGAGGTcgaaaaaagaagacttTTTCCGAAAGCCATTCTAAACTTACAGACGGCATACACTCTTTATCTGTCTCTGGCGCACCTAGTAGGGCCAGTGCGGGTCCTAATGAAGCGCCTTCCGCAGGAGGAAACGAGGCTAGCGGCTTCTATGGTTCGATTGCTGGGCCTAGTCAGCAGTTTCCCAGCAATCTCCTTCAGTCGCAACGCTATAACGGTGCTGTCAATAGTGACGCATCTGTACGCCCTTTGGACGGCAGCGCGGAATCGAGTCCTCTCGATCGTACGTCAACCGTACCTAGCCGTTCATCCATTGGCCGAATGGGGTCAACGCCGGCTGAAGGAATGAAGGGCAAGTTTGATATACATTATTCCCATGTTATCCCTGGTGAAAGGAATTCGCTGC CCTCAAATGCTCCTAACGAAGGCGTCCTCGCCCAACAACAGGAATTACTTGTCCAACAATTAAGGCCTGAGTGCCCCGATCCAGTGACTGCTGGTTTTCTGAAGGACCAAGACACGCTTGAGATCTTTGACTT TTACTTTCGTCACCTCAATGCTGCTGTCGCCATCCTTGACCCTGTCCTCCATACACCCGTATACTGTCGACATTACTcacctctcctcttcaccgcCGTCGTCACAGTCACCGTTAGAGTTATACGGCCCAAGATATACCCTCAATGTCTGCTCCTCGCCAACAAGCTTGTAGGGCAAGCTGTCGAATTCGGTTTATGCTCGATCGAAGTTGTACAAGCTTTATGTCTTCTGACCCATTGGAAGAAGCCAGATGACGAGACGAGCTACGTGAGGATGGGCTATGCGATTCGTATGGGGCAGCAGTTACAATTGGGCACAAAAGCTCCTAGACCCTTACCGCAGGATGAAAGGCAGGCGAGGGAGGTGTTGAATCGTGAGCGAGCTTGGTACA ATTTGGTCATAGCCGATTATCA TCTCGCAATTAATCATTCCCTTCCAAGGATGATCACggatgatgtggaagaTCCTGCTGACTGGGTCGCTGAACACTCACATCTACCAACTCCCGGAGAGTCCTCGTTCGGACCGTTCATTACTTTCAACAGAATGAGCAGGCTTTATGCCGATAGCCTTGGGGCGATGAATGGTGATCCTTCAAATATGAGAATGTTGAACTGGATGGATCTGGAGTGgacaagatggagaggacgCTGGCTGAAGGATAGTG GGAAATACGGCTTCGTTCAGTTCCAGATATCAGCATTCCATCTATGTGACACCTTCTTCCGATTCCACATCTGCGAGTACCGTTTATTATTCGTCGCAAGATACGAGTCGCAGGGGCAGATCTTGGACACTAGTGAGCCTTCACCATTGTCAATGGCTTTTACGGAATGCGCCGATGCAGCAATGGGAATTGGAGGGGTGGTGCTGAATGATCTTGTACCTCATGGGTATCTGCCTTACTGTTTCAACTTGACCTGGCCAGCATTAGCTATCAGTGCTATCTGGCTGGCCAAA AATATCGAACCTATGAGTGGCGCAGACCGAGCTCGTGTCATTCGTCTGCTCTCCGATCTTCAATTTGCGATGGAAAAGGCATCATGTTCTAGCGATGACATGGCTGCTTATACCCATAGGCTTCTCAGACATTTACTCAGCGGCATCTCTCCTGAATGGCAACTTGCATCCTTCATGACGAAACCATACCCTCATCCAACAAATCAAAACTCAGGCCAAACCCATCATCAAAATATTCCGAACACTTCTGTGTTTACTCAGAACACCAACAACACCGGGAGCAGTGGACCTCTTAACTGGGAGCCTTCAAGTGCCCAAGAACTCATTCAAAGTCACCTCTGGAGCCAGCAGCCGCAGCATTACTTGCTAGCTCCCCCTATCGGCCCTGTACCCGCGCAATCTTCAGGGGGAGAACAACCGGATATGAGTCAGATTTCGGGTGTTATGCCGGGGGAATTCCAAGATCTTTTCCCCGCTAATGACGATGATTTCTG GAAACATCTTTTCCCATCTGGAAGTATGTAA
- a CDS encoding ABC transporter PMR5, putative has product MSSPYSEDPGAATVVQSPASSSHTFEGELTNPYQQAKHDKTEDVPISYAKIFDQPGSIPLPNAGYHSLGVVWEDVTVHGAGGGKKYVESLDISVFKFFDFYSFMKKIFQITTGPTRPLIRNFSGVVEEGEVLLVLGRPGAGCSTLMRALANVNEPFVKIEGDISYSTIPAHEAKKFYDGEIIFNSEEDEHQPLLTVEETIKAALYLKEPRKKGDKEKRPEYVESLFSRILDTFGMPHTRKTKVGNQFVRGVSGGERKRVSLAEVLTTNAAVTCWDNPIRGLDSAVALHFYKVLRELSKSLGMVNIISTYQTAQDAWQCVDRVVVIYEGRQIFSGRANQAQAYFEYMGWYKKPRQTTPDFLTAVTSPNERQVREGFEGKVPQTPDEFERYFLDSQEYKELQQDIQNYKQRHAEANHSDEFRHAVKSSKHPGAGKATAYRVNFAQQVAILCKRQLQLTRSDMTSFVYRIGSNVLQAVLVGAVCYKPPNNSAGSFAIAGALFFCILYYTIFALGEVPATVNSRPLLKKHRALGFYHPAAHTLAQIVCDIPVYVFQTLLFSAIFYFMVGLSVGAKYFFTFWFVIFTMYETISVMYRMIGSWTPNLSVAIRYGCLALSVVLSASGFVLPPPRQLRWISWLRRATPCAWAFEALIANEFRARVLSCDVSDLIPYGEGYDDIAYQVCSIQGAQPGATTVPGMDYIAFVYGYQTSHIWRNVGILWAFFVGYVIMIVIGSSLLIRESPDSSQKVYKRGGKAAIMDPKEKAEEGKTAMEKVQGPKGSGGEVPVYTFEDVYYTVQVAGKDKPLLNGISGYVKGGSLTALMGASGAGKTTLLDTISLRKTTGKMEGKMTIDGKPLDTSFSRQTGFAMQADIHEPMSTVRECLQFSALLRQSNDRTREERLEFAENIIKLLELEDIADALIGAPGEDGLGVEERKRVTIGVELAADPEFLLFLDEPTSGLDSQASYEIVRFLKRIAASGLAVLCTIHQPSGDLFEMFDSVVLLAPGGHTVYVGETGENAETVVKYFGDRGAYCPPEANPAEFILGTVAPVGGTTIDWPGLWKESTEAAEVQRKINEFTSRNNLAVDPEKAITETQQKSGSDAYASSFMTQSKELIIRNFRAQWRDGSFWTTQLAILIFFGLFVGFYWFKIDHSPNNMSAASLGILVAIQGLPGIAMDIGINYLAKLDMFLARERLGIYSWQALVTSLLIVSIPVLFVGWNILFFCFYWTIDLIGTRADGVLIWLCFLSCAILNGSFGVLLGAVSPNRLSLPYILSLVWNLLNCLSWALVFYSGLPSPFHYFFSWLSPLRYLYGAMMTASLGDLTLNCIEEDLVTFYPPPGQTCYDYAANYLATTSGYLVDGNSTTSCQYCTSSTGYDYIQEMGYSLGTKWRDWAITIIWCLSNIFFCYLFTWLVKIRPLYKKS; this is encoded by the exons ATGTCGTCCCCATACAGCGAAGATCCGGGAGCAGCTACTGTTGTCCAGTCGCCtgcctcatcatctcatACCTTCGAAGGGGAGTTGACCAACCCATATCAGCAAGCAAAACACGATAAAACTGAGGATGTTCCCATTAGTTACGCCAAGATCTTTGATCAACCTGGAAGCATTCCATTACCAAATGCGGGTTACCACTCCTTGGGCGTCGTTTGGGAAGATGTTACAGTTCACGGTGCTGGTGGAGGGAAAAAGTATGTGGAGTCACTTGATATCTCAGTCTTCAAG TTCTTCGACTTCTACTCCttcatgaagaagatttttCAAATCACTACTGGTCCCACAAGACCTCTCATCCGCAACTTCTCTGGTGTcgttgaggagggagaagttTTATTAGTACTAGGCCGCCCCGGTGCTGGATGTTCCACCTTGATGCGCGCCCTCGCAAACGTCAATGAGCCGTTCGTCAAGATCGAGGGCGACATATCTTACTCTACCATTCCTGCACACGAGGCTAAGAA GTTCTATGACGGCGAGATCATTTTCAACtccgaggaagatgaacatCAACCTCTACTTACTGTCGAGGAAACAATCAAAGCTGCCCTATATTTGAAAGAACCTCGTAAAAAGGgggacaaggaaaagcgCCCTGAGTATGTCGAGAGCCTTTTCTCTCGTATATTAGATACCTTCGGTATGCCGCACACAAGGAAGACCAAAG TCGGCAACCAATTTGTCCGCGGTGTTTCTGGTGGTGAAAGGAAGCGAGTTTCTTTGGCAGAAGTTCTCACTACTAATGCTGCTGTTACTTGCTGGGATAATCCTATCCGAGGTCTGGACTCTGCCGTCGCTCTGCACTTCTACAAGGTCTTGCGAGAACTCTCCAAATCTTTGGGAATGGTCAAC ATTATCTCCACATATCAGACTGCTCAGGACGCATGGCAATGTGTAGACCGCGTTGTTGTCATCTACGAAGGCAGACAGATTTTCTCT GGTCGAGCCAACCAAGCTCAAGCCTACTTTGAGTACATGGGCTGGTACAAAAAACCTCGTCAGAC TACTCCCGATTTCTTGACTGCTGTAACATCACCCAACGAACGACAAGTGAGGGAAGGCTTCGAAGGCAAGGTCCCCCAGACACCCGATGAATTTGAACGCTACTTCTTGGATAGCCAAGAATATAAGGAGTTGCAGCAAGATATTCAAAATTATAAGCAGCGACATGCCGAAGCGAACCACTCGGACGAGTTCCGTCACGCTGTCAAATCTTCCAAGCACCCCGGTGCTGGAAAAGCCACCGCATATAGGGTCAATTTTGCCCAACAAGTCGCCATCTTGTGTAAACGTCAGTTGCAACTCACTCGAAGTGATATGACTAGTTTTGTCTACCGTATTGGCTCAAATGTTTTGCAAGCCGTGTTGGTCGGTGCTGTTT GCTACAAGCCCCCAAACAATTCTGCTGGTTCTTTCGCTATTGCTGGtgctcttttcttttgtaTCTTATACTACACTATCTTCGCCCTTGGTGAAGTCCCTGCCACTGTCAACTCCCGTCCGCTCTTGAAGAAACACAGGGCCCTCGGTTTTTACCACCCGGCTGCACACACTTTGGCCCAGATTGTCTGTGATATTCCAGTCTACGTCTTCCAAactctccttttctcggCAATCTTCTACTTCATGGTCGGCCTCAGTGTCGGAGCAAAGTACTTCTTCACTTTCTGGTttgtcatcttcaccaTGTATGAGACCATATCGGTTATGTACCGAATGATTGGTTCATGGACTCCCAACCTGTCCGTCGCCATTCGGTACGGTTGTCTTGCTCTCTCCGTTGTCTTGTCGGCTTCGGGAtttgttcttcctcctcccagaCAAC TGAGATGGATTTCGTGGTTACGAAGAGCCACTCCTTGTGCTTGGGCGTTCGAAGCGCTTATTGCAAACGAGTTCCGAGCACGAGTTTTGTCATGCGACGTATCCGACCTTATCCCATACGGCGAAGGCTACGATGACATCGCTTACCAAGTATGTTCCATTCAAGGTGCCCAGCCTGGGGCTACCACCGTTCCTGGCATGGACTACATTGCATTTGTCTACGGCTATCAGACCAGTCACATATGGAGGAATGTTGGTATCTTGTGGGCTTTCTTTGTTG GCTACGTTATCATGATTGTCATCGGTTCATCTCTCCTTATCCGAGAAAGCCCCGACTCATCTCAAAAAGTCTATAAGCGAGGCGGAAAGGCTGCCATTATGGACCCTAAAGAGAAGgccgaagaaggaaagaccGCTATGGAGAAGGTCCAGGGACCCAAGGGCTCGGGAGGCGAAGTCCCAGTGTACACCTTCGAGGATGTTTACTACACTGTGCAAGTTGCAGGCAAGGATAAACCACTTCTT AACGGTATCAGCGGGTACGTCAAAGGCGGCTCTTTAACTGCACTTATGGGTGCATCAGGTGCAGGCAAAACCACACTCTTG GATACTATCTCCCTCCGTAAGACGACAGGTAAAAtggaaggcaagatgaCTATCGATGGCAAGCCTCTGGacacatccttctcccgtCAAACCGGTTTCGCCATGCAAGCCGATATCCACGAACCTATGTCCACCGTCCGTGAATGCCTTCAATTCTCCGCCTTGCTTCGACAAAGCAACGACCGTACCCGAGAGGAACGATTGGAATTTGCCGAAAATATTATCAAATTACTGGAGTTGGAAGACATTGCCGATGCTTTGATTGGTGCACCTGGTGAAGATGGTCTGGGTGTGGAGGAGCGCAAGCGTGTTACCATCG GTGTTGAGCTTGCTGCCGACCCTGAATTCCTTCTGTTCTTGGATGAACCCACCTCCGGCCTTGACTCTCAAGCTTCTTATGAAATAGTGCGATTCCTCAAGCGCATTGCCGCGTCCGGTCTCGCTGTTCTTTGTACCATTCATCAGCCTTCCGGTGACCTTTTTGAGATGTTTGACTCTGTAGTTCTTCTTGCGCCCGGTGGTCATACTGTCTACGTTGGAGAGACTGGCGAGAATGCCGAGACTGTTGTCAAGTACTTCGGAGACCGTGGCGCCTACTGCCCTCCTGAGGCCAACCCTGCAGAGTTCATCTTGGGAAC CGTCGCTCCTGTTGGTGGTACTACCATTGATTGGCCTGGTCTGTGGAAAGAAAGCACCGAGGCTGCTGAGGTCCAGCGCAAGATAAACGAGTTCACGTCTCGCAACAACTTAGCTGTCGACCCCGAGAAGGCTATTACAGAGACCCAACAGAAGAGTGGCAGCGATGCTTATGCTTCGTCTTTTATGACTCAGTCTAAGGAACTTATTATTAGAAACTTCAGAGCTCAATGGCGAG ATGGCTCTTTCTGGACCACTCAGCTTgccattctcatcttcttcggtcTCTTTGTCGGTTTCTACTGGTTCAAGATTGATCACTCTCCCAACAACATGTCTGCCGCCTCTCTGGGTATCCTCGTCGCCATCCAGGGATTGCCTGGTATCGCCATGGATATCGGTATCAACTATCTGGCAAAGTTGGACATGTTCCTTGCACGAGAGAGATTGGGCATTTACTCTTGGCAAGCTCTTGTGACCTCCCTTCTCATCGTATCTATACCTGTACTCTTTGTCGGCTGGAAtatactcttcttctgcttctaCTGGACAATCGACTTGATCGGTACTCGAGCAGATGGTGTTCTAATATGGCTGTGTTTCCTCAGTTGCGCCATTTTGAACGGTTCTTTCGGAGTCTTGCTAGGTGCTGTTTCACCCAACCGACTGTCGTTGCCTTACATTCTGTCTTTGGTTTGGAATT TGCTCAACTGTCTGTCTTGGGCCTTGGTCTTCTACTCtggtcttccttccccattcCATTACTTTTTCAGT TGGCTGTCGCCTCTTCGATACCTTTACGGCGCGATGATGACCGCCTCCTTGGGCGATCTCACGCTCAATTGTATCGAGGAAGACCTCGTCACCTTCTACCCACCCCCTGGTCAGACCTGTTACGACTATGCTGCCAACTACCTCGCAACTACCTCTGGTTACCTCGTCGATGGCAACTCTACCACCAGCTGCCAATATTGCACTAGTAGTACAGGGTACGATTACATCCAGGAGATGGGTTACTCGCTCGGTACCAAGTGGAGAGATTGGGCCATCACCATTATCTGGTGCTTGTCGAACATTTTCTTCTGCTACCTATTCACTTG GTTGGTCAAAATCAGGCCATTGTACAAGAAGAGCTAA